A genomic stretch from Megalobrama amblycephala isolate DHTTF-2021 linkage group LG22, ASM1881202v1, whole genome shotgun sequence includes:
- the fam168b gene encoding myelin-associated neurite-outgrowth inhibitor isoform X2 yields MNPVYSPASSGVPYANPKGIGYPAGFPVGYAAAAPAYSPSMYPGANPAFPTGYAPGTPFKMSCSPTTGAVPPYSSSPNPYPAAVYPVRSPYPQQNPYAQQGTYYTQPLYAAPPHVIHHTTVVQPNGMPAAMYAPPIAPPRPNGVAMGMVGGTTMAMSAGTLLTTHSPTPVAPHPSMPTYRPPATPTYSYVPPQW; encoded by the exons ATGAACCCTGTTTATAGCCCTGCGTCATCAGGGGTTCCTTATGCTAACCCTAAAGGAATAGGATACCCAG CAGGATTTCCTGTGGGTTATGCAGCGGCAGCTCCAGCATACTCCCCCAGCATGTACCCTGGTGCAAATCCAGCCTTTCCTACAG GTTATGCTCCCGGGACCCCTTTCAAAATGTCCTGCTCCCCAACAACAGGTGCCGTACCCCCCTATTCCTCATCACCCAACCCCTACCCTGCTGCCGTCTACCCCGTGAGAAGTCCCTACCCTCAACAGAACCCCTACGCACAG CAAGGCACTTACTACACACAGCCCCTTTACGCAGCGCCACCCCATGTCATTCATCATACAACGGTGGTCCAGCCAAACGGCATGCCGGCGGCTATGTATGCCCCTCCCATTGCCCCGCCCCGTCCTAATGGAGTCGCCATGGGAATGGTTGGAGGCACCACCATGGCGATGTCAGCTG GGACGTTATTAACTACTCACTCTCCAACCCCGGTCGCGCCCCACCCCTCAATGCCTACGTATCGCCCACCCGCCACTCCTACCTACAGTTACGTGCCCCCGCAGTGGTGA
- the fam168b gene encoding myelin-associated neurite-outgrowth inhibitor isoform X1, which produces MNPVYSPASSGVPYANPKGIGYPAGFPVGYAAAAPAYSPSMYPGANPAFPTGYAPGTPFKMSCSPTTGAVPPYSSSPNPYPAAVYPVRSPYPQQNPYAQQQGTYYTQPLYAAPPHVIHHTTVVQPNGMPAAMYAPPIAPPRPNGVAMGMVGGTTMAMSAGTLLTTHSPTPVAPHPSMPTYRPPATPTYSYVPPQW; this is translated from the exons ATGAACCCTGTTTATAGCCCTGCGTCATCAGGGGTTCCTTATGCTAACCCTAAAGGAATAGGATACCCAG CAGGATTTCCTGTGGGTTATGCAGCGGCAGCTCCAGCATACTCCCCCAGCATGTACCCTGGTGCAAATCCAGCCTTTCCTACAG GTTATGCTCCCGGGACCCCTTTCAAAATGTCCTGCTCCCCAACAACAGGTGCCGTACCCCCCTATTCCTCATCACCCAACCCCTACCCTGCTGCCGTCTACCCCGTGAGAAGTCCCTACCCTCAACAGAACCCCTACGCACAG CAGCAAGGCACTTACTACACACAGCCCCTTTACGCAGCGCCACCCCATGTCATTCATCATACAACGGTGGTCCAGCCAAACGGCATGCCGGCGGCTATGTATGCCCCTCCCATTGCCCCGCCCCGTCCTAATGGAGTCGCCATGGGAATGGTTGGAGGCACCACCATGGCGATGTCAGCTG GGACGTTATTAACTACTCACTCTCCAACCCCGGTCGCGCCCCACCCCTCAATGCCTACGTATCGCCCACCCGCCACTCCTACCTACAGTTACGTGCCCCCGCAGTGGTGA
- the fam168b gene encoding myelin-associated neurite-outgrowth inhibitor isoform X3 → MNPVYSPASSGVPYANPKGIGYPGFPVGYAAAAPAYSPSMYPGANPAFPTGYAPGTPFKMSCSPTTGAVPPYSSSPNPYPAAVYPVRSPYPQQNPYAQQQGTYYTQPLYAAPPHVIHHTTVVQPNGMPAAMYAPPIAPPRPNGVAMGMVGGTTMAMSAGTLLTTHSPTPVAPHPSMPTYRPPATPTYSYVPPQW, encoded by the exons ATGAACCCTGTTTATAGCCCTGCGTCATCAGGGGTTCCTTATGCTAACCCTAAAGGAATAGGATACCCAG GATTTCCTGTGGGTTATGCAGCGGCAGCTCCAGCATACTCCCCCAGCATGTACCCTGGTGCAAATCCAGCCTTTCCTACAG GTTATGCTCCCGGGACCCCTTTCAAAATGTCCTGCTCCCCAACAACAGGTGCCGTACCCCCCTATTCCTCATCACCCAACCCCTACCCTGCTGCCGTCTACCCCGTGAGAAGTCCCTACCCTCAACAGAACCCCTACGCACAG CAGCAAGGCACTTACTACACACAGCCCCTTTACGCAGCGCCACCCCATGTCATTCATCATACAACGGTGGTCCAGCCAAACGGCATGCCGGCGGCTATGTATGCCCCTCCCATTGCCCCGCCCCGTCCTAATGGAGTCGCCATGGGAATGGTTGGAGGCACCACCATGGCGATGTCAGCTG GGACGTTATTAACTACTCACTCTCCAACCCCGGTCGCGCCCCACCCCTCAATGCCTACGTATCGCCCACCCGCCACTCCTACCTACAGTTACGTGCCCCCGCAGTGGTGA